From Gottschalkiaceae bacterium SANA:
GACTTATCAAGCCCTGGTTGAGGGAATGCCTTCTTCCGAAGGTATCATTGAAGCACCCATTGCAAGAGATTCGGTTGAAGGTTCGGTAAAGCGAATCGTTCATCCAGATGGGAAACCTTCAAAAACTGGATGGAAACGTTTGGATACCAATGGAAAGGTTTCTTTGCTGGAGGTCCGTTTGTATACGGGAAGAACGCATCAAATCCGTGTGCATCTTACGCATAAAGGCTGGCCGATATTGGGAGATTCTTTATATGGCCATGAAGAAATGGCACCCCGTCAGATGCTTCATGCAGCAAGTTTGGTACTACAATCCATTCGAACAAAAGAAGAGGTATTCATTGAGGCGTCTATTCCAGATGATTTTAGGAAAATATTGACAGATCATCAATCCTTGTAATATAGTATGTAGGCGATCGGTTTTTTTTGCTGGCTGCATACTGAGTAAAAATTATGGTATAATATAAGTATTAAAAGTTCTGGGGTGTTCGTATCTTTCTTGATAATTCAACCGACATAATGTTTTCGGGAGAACGGGGTTTGTTGTTCGGGCGCATGCCTTTTCGGAGGACTCGGCTAATCAATGACAGTTCACCCACCTGCGGAGATCGCGGGCGTGAATTATGAGTTAGGTACGGCACTTTGGATTATGACTAATCACCCTTAAGCAAAAATGGCTTGAGGGTTTTTTTTGAATGAAAGCGAGGGACTTGACTATGAGAAAGAAAAAGCGAAATATGAAAAGACGCATAAGCTTTGTTTTGCTTTTATTGGTAGTTGTGACAGGAATTTCAGCCTATCACGGCTGGAATTATCACAAGATTCAATATCAGCAGTATTGCTCTGAGTGGGGGATCCCAAGTCAGATCGATGAGATGAATTGGCTGGAGCCATATACTGCAGCTGTTATCGATGATCAGCTGGTAACTTTCCGCATGGATTCCAATGGCGATGTAAAAATTACAAAGATGAATGAGGCGGGCCAGATCATTGGTGACAAATCAGAAAGTCTGATTAAGGAAAATGCAATTCGTGCCATGTACTATATAGAGCCCTATTTGATCTATCAAACGGGGGATCAGGTGATTGCTTATGCATATGAGAAAAACGCAAGTGAAGCAGAAAGTCGTCACTTTGGGGATCCTATTTTTCTTGCCAACGAAATTTTGGGTTTTGAACCTTGTGCATCTGATCCTAGCCGGTTTTTGTTGTATACGCGCAATTTAGCGACACTATATGAGGTGTCAGCGAAGGGGATTGTGGAAGATCGATCTTACATAAGCAAAAAAGACATTACGAGGGCAAAAGCAGAGTGGGTCAATGGCAATTTCGCATTGCTCTATTATACTGATCGTAGCTACGCTCTGTCGGAAGGTGTGACAAAAAATGAATTGATTTTAACAGATTTTGAAGGAAATACGCCACAGCAATTAACAACAGTTTCTTCCGTTTTGCCGGTGACCTTGGTAAACTTGAATATCCTGAACAATAAGAAATTGAACGAGTCCTATGTGATTTATGAAAAAAAACGGAGCGACCGTGGCATTACCAGTTTTAGTTTGGAAAAAATCACCATCAATCCGACAAGCTTGGCGGTCATTCATTCCGAGAAAATTCCAACTAACCTTCTGGGAAAAACGATTCAAGCTGGATATTGGGATGATACGCCGTATATCTTGACAACTGGAATTTATCATTCGCAATTTTCGACGATGGCGGGTATTGGGGAAAATGGGAAAAAACCTTGTACCGTTGATCCAAATATCAGGAAAAATAGTGAATTTATGAATTTGGTCACTCTGGAAGGAGAGATGCGTGCACCACAGGACGTACATTTCCTCGCTTCAACCTATGAAAACTCGGTATCACCAATGATGGTTAGTTGGAATGGGTATGAGTATGCATTCTTCAAAGATGTGACGGCGGGGAGTTATTGGCTGATGGTTACCAGCAATCATCCGGATTATCAAGTGTTTCACCCGCTGATGGATCAGGATCGGATTGAGGGAATTGGATTTGGATTAACGGCACCGGTACAGGTGATTTCTAATGGAATCATCCATCTCTTGATTGAACTTTTAGTACTCTTTATTGTGCTTGGAGCAGCGATATTAATCAACACACGTCGGGATCGCGCCATGAAAAAGAAGCATTTTTACTTTTATTTGGCCTTGTATGTCGTAATTAATATGATCTTGGTTTATCGTCTCCGTTATATGGGCGGCCCCATTCCTAATGCGCCAGCATTTCTGAATGGACCAGGTGCTTTTTTGTATGTTCCGCTCCTAATTAACGCCATTACCTATGGTTTGCTATTTGTTTTGGGACGGACGAAAGATTATGATGAAATGGCGCAAATCATCACCTTTATTTTGGTAGATGTTTTCCTAATTAACTTGGTCTACGTGCCATTTACACAAATTCTGACATATTTGTCGTAATCATGGTTCTTTGTTAGGAAAAACGCTATCCTTTGTTAGGAAAATGTGATAAATTATAAGGTAGGGAAAATAGGAAAATAATTGCGGAGGTGGCGTATGGCAATAACGATAAAAGATGTTGCAAAACAAGCAGGTGTTTCGATTTCAACTGTTTCACGCGTAGTCAATGATTCAAAGCCTGTGAGTCCAGAATTAAAGAAAAAAGTAATGGATGTCATTGAAGAGCTAGGATATCGTCCAAATGAAGTGGCGCGTTCTTTGGTAACGAAGAAATCGTACTTGATTGGAGTCATTGTTCCAGATATTGGACAGTCACATGTAGCCAATATGTTGCGTGGAATTGAAGAAGTCGGAAAAATGTATAATTATGACATCTTGCTTTGCTCAAGCTATGGGGATAAAAATGCAGAGTTGAATTATCTGCAATTATTGAATCGGAAACAAGTCGAGGGACTGATTATCATGTCTGCAAAACTTGAGAAGGATGTAGAAGCGTATATTAATGCCTTCAATATTCCCTTTGTTTTCTTGAGTACGAACGATTATCGGGAAGAATATCGTTCCGTGGATATTGACAATGAAATTGCTGTTTATGAGATGGTCAATTATTTGTTGCATTTGAATCATGAAGAAATTGCATATATTGGAACAAAACCGAGTAAGAAGACAAAAGCACAAGTAAAACGTGATGCCTTTGTGAAAGCCATGAAAGACAGCGGTTTGGCAAGTGATCTTGTGGTCGAAACAGAATCCATGTCAAAAGACGCGGGATATGATGCGGCTAAAGAGCTTATGAATGGAAAAGGCAATCCAACTGCAGTTTTTTGCGCAAGTGATGAACTGGCAATTGGCGTGATGAATTATTGTCATGATCATGGAATTCGTGTACCAGAAGATCTTTCTGTTACAGGAATGGGCGACATTGAAATGGCATCTTACATTCGTCCAAGATTGACAACCATCAGCATTCCTTATTATGATATTGGTGCTGTGTCAATTCGACGGATTGTAAAAGTATTGAAGGATGAGGAGCAGACAGAGGCCGAAATTAAACTGCCGTTCCAAATTCATAAACGTGAGAGTTGTATGAAGCGAGTCTAGTTTTCACTCGTTTGACACCGAAAGGGGAAGATGGAATGAAGGGTATCGAAATTACCGGAGAGCATCTAACCATTGAGCAGGTTGTTGAAATCGCGCGAAATGGGCTTTCTGTTCAAATTAGTTTGGAAGCTTTGAAGCGTGTTTCACAAGCGCGAGCGGTTGTTGATCATTTTGTCGAAAACAATCGAATTGTTTATGGTATTACAACTGGTTTTGGCATGTTTAGTGATGTATTTATATCAAGTGAAGACGCGGAAACTTTGCAGCGGAACTTATTGGTCAGCCATGCATGTGGTGTAGGAAATCCTCTACCAGAAGATGCAGTGCGGGCGACTATGCTGCTCAGGGCAAACGCATTGTTGAAGGGGCATTCGGGCATTCGTCCGGAAACCCTTTCTTTATTGGTTGAAATGTTAAATCGCGGCGTTCACCCGGTGATTCCGGAAAAGGGATCTTTGGGTGCCAGTGGTGATCTAGCTCCCTTGGCGCATATGGCCTTGGTTTTAATTGGAGAAGGAGAAGCCTTTTATCAAGGACAAGTATTGTCCGGCGCTGAAGCGATGAAGCGAGCGGGACTTACCCCAACAATTCTCAGCAGCAAAGAGGGGTTGGCCTTGATTAATGGGACGCAGGTGATGACTGGAGTTGGTGTACTTGCCTATTGGGATGCGGAAAATCTGGTTAAGCAGGCTGATGTAATAGCATCTATGACTCTGGAAGCATTAGAGGGGATTATTGATCCCTTTGATGCCCGAATCCATGAGTTGCGTCCACACCCTGGTCAGATCTCCACAGCTAAAAATGTTCGAATGATTTTAGATGGAAGTGGCCATGTGACTCACCAAGGGGAAAAGCGCGTGCAAGATGCCTATACCCTCAGGTGCATTCCACAGATCCATGGTGCCTCGAAGGATGCGCTTAATTATGTTCGGGAAAAATTGGAGATCGAGATCAACGCGGTTACGGATAATCCATTGATTTTTCCTGACACGGAGGATGTTATTTCGCAGGGGAATTTTCATGGACAACCCATGGCACTTGCCTTTGATTTCTTGGGAATCGCGGTAAGTGAAATGGCCAATGTTTCCGAAAGACGCTTGGAGCGTCTCGTCAACCCAAGCATCAGCGGACTGCCTGGTTTTCTGGCAAAAGAGGGTGGTTTGAATTCTGGGTTTATGATTGTACAATATAGTGCTGCATCTCTGGTTTCCGAGAATAAAATTCTTGCGCATCCAGCGAGCGTCGATTCCATTCCGTCTTCTGCCAACCAAGAGGATCATGTCTCTATGGGAACCATTGCAGCAAGAAAGGCGGCTGATATAATTGGCAATGCAAAACATGTATTGGCTATGGAATGGATGGCGGCTTGTCAGGCCTATGATTTGAAAGAAATGGACGCCTGCGCACCAGCTACTCAAGCGGGAAGAACTTTGTTACGGGAAGACGTCCCGTTTTTAGAAAAAGACCAAGTGATGTATCCTTTGATTAATCGCGCTGCACAACGGTTAGCAAAAGCAGACCTGTTAGGTGTGGTCGAAGCGCAGATTGGATCATTGGAGCGGTAAGGAGAAGTTTATGTTGGATCAAAAAAAACTGGACGAGTTAAATCGTCTGGCACGGAAAAAAAAAGCAGCAGGATTAAGCGAAGAAGAGATGAAGCAATTAAATGAACTGCGACAGGAGTATCTTTCGAATTTTCGAAAAAGCTTCCGCGGGCAGTTAGATTCCATCATCATCGTAGATCCGGAAGAAGAGGGGGAAGAATCATGAGTGAAGAAAAATCAAAAGGACAAATCTTGGAAGAAAAACTAACGAAAAAATGGGATTTTATCTGGGAAAAGGTTGACGAAAAAGAAGAGCAAGCCATTTACGATTTCTCAACAGACTATATGAAATTCTTAGATGCTGGGAAAACAGAGCGATTGGCTGCGGCAGAGGTGATTCGTCAGGCTGAAGCGTTGGGTTATGAGCCAATTGAAGCCTACTTGGCAAGTGGAAAAACACCTGCGCCCGGAACTAAAATTTACGCGAACAACCGTGGAAAAGCAGTTGTACTCTTCCATTTCGGGCAAAAGCCTTTGGTAGAAGGTATGCACATTGTCGGCGCTCACTTGGATGCACCGCGAATCGATTTGAAATCATTTCCACTTTATGAAGATGGCGGTTTGGGACTCTTAAAAACCCATTATTATGGTGGCGTTCGCAAGTATCAATGGGTGGCCTTGCCCTTGGCGCTACATGGAACAGTTGTAAAAAAAGATGGCACAAGCGTTGAAGTATCCATTGGAGAAAAAGCTGATGAACCTGTATTCATGATTTCTGATTTGCTTCCACACTTGGCAAAAGATCAAAATCAAAAGAAATTGCATGAGGGAATTGCTGGAGAAGAATTGAACATTATCATTGGTTCGGTTCCTTTCAAGGACGACAAGGTCTCTAAAAAAATCAAATTGAATTTATTGAACATTTTAAATGAAAAATATGATATTGATGAGGCAGATTTTGTTACTGCTGAATTCGAAGCGGTTCCTGCGGGTCAGGCACGTGACTTGGGACTAGATCGTTCCCTGATTGCAGCCCATGGTCATGATGATCGAGTTTGTAGCTACACGGGCATGAAAGCCGTATTTGAAGCTGAATCACCTGTTCACACAGCGGTTGCGCTTTTGGTTGACAAAGAAGAAATTGGTTCTTATGGTAACACAGGTATGGATTCAAAATTCTTTGAGTTTACTGTCGCTGAGTTATTGGGTGCTTCCATGGAATCCTATAATGATCTTGCCTTGAAGCGTGCGCTTCGTCGTTCCAAGGCCTTGTCAGCCGATGTAAATGCCGGATTTGATCCTACCTTTCCATCTGTGATGGATCCAAAAAATTCATCATACCTTGGAAAGGGCATCGTGCTTACAAAGTATACTGGATCCCGTGGCAAGGGTGGTTGTAATGATGCCAACGCAGAGTTTGTTGGCCAAGTACGAAATATTTTTGATCAGAATGCGGTCATCTGGCAAACGGGTGAACTGGGTAAGGTGGATCAAGGTGGCGGAGGAACAATTGCTTTCTTGATGGCAGCCTATGACATGGACGTTATCGATTGCGGTGTTCCTGTATTGAGCATGCATGCGCCATATGAGATTGTTTCCAAAGCAGATGTATATATGACCTATAAAGGCTATAAAGCTTTTGTAGAAGCTTAAGACTGAGACCGATCGATCATGATCGGTCTTTTTTTTTCGTTTTTTGACAGGGCACTTTCGAAAATGTACACTGTAATCGATAGAAATGTTCAACAATGAAAGGAGTCGATCATGTTTGGTGAAGAAAGACAGGTAGCAATTTTAAATCTATTGAGCCAAAAGAAACGGGTGACTGTTCAGGAATTAGCGGAGCAGTTTAAAGTGTCGGAGGTAACAATCCGCCGAGACTTGAATCGACTGGCTGATGACGGCTTTATTACCCGTACCTATGGGGGAGCCATGTTGGAAGATGCATCGGAAAGGGAATTATCCTTTGAACACAAGAAACAAGAAATGCCGGAGATCAAGGAATTGATCGCGCAGCGTGCGGCATCTTTAGTGACGGAAGGAGATACCATCGCCCTAGATGCTTCGACTATAACGTATCGCATGGTGAACTACTTGAAGGGGATGAGGATCACAATTATTACCAATAGCCTGGATATTGCTCAAGAGGTCGCTCACCATCCTGATATGACATTAATTCTCTGTGGAGGAATTTTGCGCCACGATACCCGTGCCCTAATGGGGCCCGTTGCAGAACGGCAATGGCGGGAGTACCGAGCAGATCTTGCTTTTATTGGATGTAACGCGGTTCATCCTGATTTTGGCGTAATGACGACCAATGCTGTGGATACCTATAGTAAACGAGCGATACGGGAGATTTCAAAAAAGTCTTATATGGTGGCGGAAACGGCAAAATTTGGGCGTACATCCTTGCATCGCATCTTTTCATTTTCAGAAATTGATGGGATTATTACGGATGTCAGCGACCCGAATGGAATCAAACGGGCTATTCAAAACATCATAAAGATAGTAATCGCAAAACCAAAAGAGGAGGAATTGTAATGTTGGTAAATATGAAGGAAATGCTAGAAACTGCAAAAAAAGAAGGATATGGGGTCATAGCGACAGATGCTTGGAACTCAACGAGTTTGAAGGCGATGGTAGAAATTGCGGAAGAAAAAAAAGCACCCATTATTCTTTCGTTGGCTGAGGTTCACTTACCCCACTTTAGTCAAAAGGAAATGGCGGAATTGGCTAAGGTTTACACAAAAGAATCAAGTGTTCCTATCGCGCTTCACTTTGATCACGGTATGACATTTGATGAGATCGTCAAGGCGATCCACGCAGGATTTACTTCTGTTATGATGGACGCGTCTTCTTGCGATTTTGAAGAAAATGTTCGTAGAACCAAAGAAATTGTAAAAATTGCTCATGCGGTGAATGTGAGTGTGGAGGCTGAAATTGGTCATGTCGGTGGTGCAGAAGGCGGTGGTGATGACGGACTTGGAAGTTTGTTGACTGACCCGGCTGAAGCCGTGCGTTTTGTTGAGGAAACCGGTGTGGACTGCCTAGCTGTTTCTGTAGGAACGGCTCACGGTTTATACACGGGCATTCCAAAATTGGACTTTCAACGACTGGAAGAGATTGCAAAAGCAGTATCGGTTCCTTTGGTTCTACATGGCGGAAGCGGATCGGGTGATGAGAATCTTCGAAAAGCCGTAGAATTAGGTATTAGTAAAATCAATGTGTTTTCTGATATGTTGAAGGCCATCGAAGTCAATACGAAGAAGGCGGAAGGCGAACTCTTCGGTTTGGATCGAGAAGATATTGCTAAAAGCTCTGTGAAGGAATGCATCGCTCACTATTTGAAAGTCTTTAAGTCGGAGGGGGTTTGTCAATGATCGGATATAGTGTCATCGGGTATGGCGGGAT
This genomic window contains:
- the ccpA_1 gene encoding LacI family transcriptional regulator CcpA, which translates into the protein MAITIKDVAKQAGVSISTVSRVVNDSKPVSPELKKKVMDVIEELGYRPNEVARSLVTKKSYLIGVIVPDIGQSHVANMLRGIEEVGKMYNYDILLCSSYGDKNAELNYLQLLNRKQVEGLIIMSAKLEKDVEAYINAFNIPFVFLSTNDYREEYRSVDIDNEIAVYEMVNYLLHLNHEEIAYIGTKPSKKTKAQVKRDAFVKAMKDSGLASDLVVETESMSKDAGYDAAKELMNGKGNPTAVFCASDELAIGVMNYCHDHGIRVPEDLSVTGMGDIEMASYIRPRLTTISIPYYDIGAVSIRRIVKVLKDEEQTEAEIKLPFQIHKRESCMKRV
- the hutH gene encoding histidine ammonia-lyase: MKGIEITGEHLTIEQVVEIARNGLSVQISLEALKRVSQARAVVDHFVENNRIVYGITTGFGMFSDVFISSEDAETLQRNLLVSHACGVGNPLPEDAVRATMLLRANALLKGHSGIRPETLSLLVEMLNRGVHPVIPEKGSLGASGDLAPLAHMALVLIGEGEAFYQGQVLSGAEAMKRAGLTPTILSSKEGLALINGTQVMTGVGVLAYWDAENLVKQADVIASMTLEALEGIIDPFDARIHELRPHPGQISTAKNVRMILDGSGHVTHQGEKRVQDAYTLRCIPQIHGASKDALNYVREKLEIEINAVTDNPLIFPDTEDVISQGNFHGQPMALAFDFLGIAVSEMANVSERRLERLVNPSISGLPGFLAKEGGLNSGFMIVQYSAASLVSENKILAHPASVDSIPSSANQEDHVSMGTIAARKAADIIGNAKHVLAMEWMAACQAYDLKEMDACAPATQAGRTLLREDVPFLEKDQVMYPLINRAAQRLAKADLLGVVEAQIGSLER
- a CDS encoding aminopeptidase; translation: MSEEKSKGQILEEKLTKKWDFIWEKVDEKEEQAIYDFSTDYMKFLDAGKTERLAAAEVIRQAEALGYEPIEAYLASGKTPAPGTKIYANNRGKAVVLFHFGQKPLVEGMHIVGAHLDAPRIDLKSFPLYEDGGLGLLKTHYYGGVRKYQWVALPLALHGTVVKKDGTSVEVSIGEKADEPVFMISDLLPHLAKDQNQKKLHEGIAGEELNIIIGSVPFKDDKVSKKIKLNLLNILNEKYDIDEADFVTAEFEAVPAGQARDLGLDRSLIAAHGHDDRVCSYTGMKAVFEAESPVHTAVALLVDKEEIGSYGNTGMDSKFFEFTVAELLGASMESYNDLALKRALRRSKALSADVNAGFDPTFPSVMDPKNSSYLGKGIVLTKYTGSRGKGGCNDANAEFVGQVRNIFDQNAVIWQTGELGKVDQGGGGTIAFLMAAYDMDVIDCGVPVLSMHAPYEIVSKADVYMTYKGYKAFVEA
- a CDS encoding DeoR/GlpR family DNA-binding transcription regulator, yielding MFGEERQVAILNLLSQKKRVTVQELAEQFKVSEVTIRRDLNRLADDGFITRTYGGAMLEDASERELSFEHKKQEMPEIKELIAQRAASLVTEGDTIALDASTITYRMVNYLKGMRITIITNSLDIAQEVAHHPDMTLILCGGILRHDTRALMGPVAERQWREYRADLAFIGCNAVHPDFGVMTTNAVDTYSKRAIREISKKSYMVAETAKFGRTSLHRIFSFSEIDGIITDVSDPNGIKRAIQNIIKIVIAKPKEEEL
- a CDS encoding ketose 1,6-bisphosphate aldolase, whose protein sequence is MLVNMKEMLETAKKEGYGVIATDAWNSTSLKAMVEIAEEKKAPIILSLAEVHLPHFSQKEMAELAKVYTKESSVPIALHFDHGMTFDEIVKAIHAGFTSVMMDASSCDFEENVRRTKEIVKIAHAVNVSVEAEIGHVGGAEGGGDDGLGSLLTDPAEAVRFVEETGVDCLAVSVGTAHGLYTGIPKLDFQRLEEIAKAVSVPLVLHGGSGSGDENLRKAVELGISKINVFSDMLKAIEVNTKKAEGELFGLDREDIAKSSVKECIAHYLKVFKSEGVCQ